TGCCCCCCCCGTTGCCATGGTAACAGGGCCTGCAATCTCCCTCCCCGGGGTGTCACACACCGTGTCACCCCATCGCCATGGCAACAGCCAAGGCCCggaccccctcctcccccccccagggTGCCACACGCCGGCTGACCCCCCGCGTTGCCATGGCGACAGGGCCCGTGCGCCTCGTTGCCGTGGTAACGCGGCCTGCGGCCTCCCACTCCACCCCGCGGTGCCACACGCCCGGCGCTCTCCCCACACGCGTTGCCACGCTAAAAAGGCCTGGAGACCCCCCCCCAGACTCCCGATGCCCCCCCTCCggcgcccccggggccgccctcACCCGAaggcccctctccccaccacccgGATCCGTTCGTATTTCTCCATCactgccccggcccggcccgggctccTCCCGTCTCCATGGAGACACTTCCGGGTGTCGCTATGGCGGCCGCGGGAGGACGAAAGACCTCAGGCCGCGCCCGTTCCACCACCACGCGTGTAGGGCCTTGCGGGGGGGCCGGCAGAGGGTAAGACCACCCCAAGGGTAGCACCCTGGGAgaggggtttggggtgccccgagcctgcccccccccccagctgggggGTGCCAGCAGGACCCCCCCACCCGCACCCCCAGAGAGCAGCGGTGCCcgcagcagcctcctgccccacagccccgaGTCCGGGGCGTGGGAGTGGGCTGTGCTGCTGTAGGACCAGGGACAAGGGGGCCCGggtcccctccctgtccccccaaGCCCGCTTTAGACCCCCAGGACCACCAGCACCCCTGGGGCCGGCCGTGGTGGCACCTAGAGCatggaaaaggggggggggggtcctgccccgcACCCAGGGGTGACTGCCCCTGTCCTGGagcggggacagggacagcgGTGGCAGTGCCACccccacgccacgccacgccacgggGCCATGCTGCCATCTAGCGACACCGAGCAGGACCcggagtgggggggtgggggtggtgtcaGCCCCCCCTGTGCCTGCCAGCGCCCAGTGTCCTGCaccgggccggggggggaggcCATGGGGCAGGACCCACGCAGGAACCAGCACCCAGCCGTGTCTCGGTGCCCACAGAGCCGGCCTCGCCCTGCTGCCATCCTGATAGTAGGGGGCactcaccgcccccccccccccatgtcttCTTGGGGGCTGTGTGGGGGTGCTCGCTGATGCACACCCAGCCAGTTTGGTGACTATTTTTCCACGGCACCGTGGTTTTTCCGGACGGCTGCGCCATGCCCGGGACACGCACACGGTGCCCGGGACACCACACCAGCTGTGCAGTACTGGGACAGATGTGCAGGGCCCACCGCAGACGTGCGACGCCTGTCACGGATGTGCTGCGCCCACCCTCCTCTGCTGCCCAGTGCGGACGTGCAGCGCCCTGCACGTGTGCGGTACCCGACACCCACGCGTGTAACGCCTCGCACGCTCGCGTGCGGCACCTCCCGCGCACAACAAGCGGCGCTCAGCAGGGATACGCGCGGGAATACGAGCGGGAATGCGCGCTCAGCAGGAACGCGCGCAACGCCCCGTGCACACCTGGCCGCGGCacgcgccgcgccgcgcctcgcCCACGCGCGTCTAACGCCCCGCGCACCCACGCACCAGCCCGCCCTCGCCCGCCCGCTCCCGCGCAGGCGTCGCTGCGGGAAGGCGTGGCCAGAGCCCGGGGGCGTGGCCTGCGCTTTGGAGGCGTGGTCAGAGAGGCGGGAGGCGTGGTCAGCGAGACAAGGGAGGTGTGGCTatctccgccccgccccgcccgctcgcccgcccgcgccgccgtgCGCCCCGCGCCACCggagctgggggcggggggggggggcgatgggccCGGGGTGGCGGGCGCCCTCGGCGGCGCTGGTGGGCGGCAGCGTGGCTCTCTTCGGGGTGCTGCGGCgggctgccctggctctgccccggcccgccgccgtaCGGAGCCGCCCCGGCCGCGTTTGGCGCTGGCGGAACCTCCTCGTCTCTTTCGCACACTCCGTGCTGGCCGGGCTATGGGCCCTCTTCAGGTACCGggcaccgcgggggggggggggggggggggggggcaggggcacgGTGCACACCCTGAGAACCGGAATCGGGGCTCCGGGACCCCGCGGGAGGACGAGCCCGGGCGCTGCCCCCCGAGGGAGGAGGCACGGGGCGGGATGCTCGGGGTCCCCGTGTCTCCCGTCCCAGCGCCCTGGCTGACCCCCGTCCTCCTCTCCTCGCCTCCAGCCTCTGGCATTCCCCGGAGCTGCTCTCCGACATCCAGGACGGCTACAGCGTCTCAGGGCACCTGCTGGTCTGCTTCTCCTCGGGTAAGGAGCCAGGCAGGGCGATGGCCGTGGCCACCCCACCGGGCTCTGCCCACTCCCTCTTCGGCCTTGCCCGGCACGCTGGCCCGGGATGAGCCCCCGGCTCAAGGGCCGGGCGACTCTCCGTGCCGCCTGCCTTAATCACGAGCGTGGAGCCCACAGGCTGCCAGGGCCCGGCCATCTCCCCACGCTCAACCGGAGCGAAGGCGTTTCCGACGCCTGGAGCACAGTCACGCCACCCTCTTCCTCCTTGCTGCTCCCCCTTAGGTGCACATGCCAGACCCCCTCAATGCTCTCCTTCATCCCACAGGCTACTTCATCCACGACAGCCTTGACATCATCTTCAACCATCAGTCCCGCTCGTCTTGGGAGTACCTGGTGCACCACGCCATGGTGAGTACGGCCCCGGGGAGGTGAGGGGCCAGCATGGGGGGGCTACCACACACCCCAGGGCTCAGCCCATGCAGGTTTTGTGTGCTACGGCAGGGCAAGCCGGAGCCCTTCCCTCCACCTCGCCCTGGCCGCCAGGTAGGCTGCGTATCAACAAGGCAAGGGCGCCCGGCAGGGCAGGACGCCTGCCAGCGTCGGCTCCGAGCGCTGGGAGCCAGACAGGCTGCCGCGCTGGGCGAGGGAAGAGCTGGAGGCTGGTCCCAGCTCCCCAGCGTAGGGAGGTGTAACTGGTCCCGGGGGAACTGGCTCTCCAGACTGGTTTTCTCTTGGCTCAGGTGtctgggggggctgctgggatCTCTGGATGGTGGGGGAGCAGCACTGTGTATGCCCAAACCTTGGTGGGGAAGGACTTGCCTCCCCCAGGGTGAGGAAAGCTGACCCTGCCGTGcccacccccccactcccagGCCATCTCTGCCTTCGTCTCGCTCATCATCACGGGCCGTTTCCTGGTGGCggcaatgctgctgctgctggtggaggtgAGCAACATCTTCCTCACCGTCCGCATGCTGCTGAAGATGAGCAACGTGCCTTCCCCGGCGCTCTACGAGGCCAACAAGTACATCAACCTGGTGATGTACTTCGCCTTCCGCCTGGCGCCCCAGGCTTACCTCACCTGGTACTTCCTCCGCTACGTGGAGGTGCAGGGCCAGGGTGCCTTCCTCACCGCCAACCTCCTGCTGCTCGACGCCATGATCCTCATGTACTTCTCCCGCCTCCTCCGCTCcgattttttcccctccctgcacaAGGGCTCTGCGAGGAGAGACGTGGATGGTGAGAAGTTTCTGATAGACTGAGACATGTGTGCCGAGGAGGACCCGGGCTCCAGCTCCTGGAGGTCTTGGCCTCTCCAAACCTGCTCTGATGTGCCTTAGGGCTCGCTCCCTGGCCCCGGGCCCTGCCTCCACCTGCTCTGCTGCCTAAAAGCGCTTCCCTGCTGGACCAGCCCGACAGCCTCGCCCAGCCATAGGGACGCTGCCGAAGCCAGGGGCACGGCTGATGGAGAAGCAGCCCAAGCCGGCTTCTGTGCAGGCAGCCGGAGGGCCAGGGGTGGCTGCGTTTCGGAGCTGATGGCCTGAGAGGGTTGCGAGGGAAGGGACGAGTCCCTCCCGTGGTGATGTTGGGTGTTATGTGCATTAAAATCGGTCTGTTTACTGCTGCCGCAGCACGTCTGGGCTGGCTTTTTCTGTGGGGCAGAGCGGGGTCAGGGAGAGGATGGCAGGGACAGGGCCATGGGAAAGGATGTGGCCCCGTTCCCAGCGGAGGGCTGGTGGTCCTCAGGGAGGGAGAGGGCATATTGCTGCCGCTCACTTTGTTCTAGGGACCCTCCAGGGATGCACTCAAGCCCGCTGGGTCCTACCAGCCCAGCTGCACCGTGCTGAGCCTGAAATTGCAAGGCCCCATCCCTCCCACGGATGggtccctcccctccttcttattCATCTGCTCTTCCAGAGACCCAGGGCTGCgcagggagcaggggaaggaagcCAGGAGAGGTACCAAGCCGTTGCTGCAGTCCCTGACCTGCCTGTCTCCGGCCCAGGCTGAGGAGCCTGGCTGGGCTGCATGACTCACCCTGCAGCCACATGAAGTGGAGCTGGCATGGAAAAGCCCTCTGAGGCCATGGGCCCTTCCTGGAAGACTGCTGCATGGTCGCATCCCCCCTGGAGCGGTCCTCACCGGCACAGCACAGCTCCGGCCCCCTGCAAGCGTGCTGGGtcctttcctgcagcagcaggaccaggctgcttccagcagccccccccagagcggtgggaggagaaagggggtTCAGCTGCCCAGGGGAGCAGGGCCAGAACCGGCCCAGCCGGTCCTGTGGAGTACCAGAGCATTGGGAAGGCAAATCCTGCTGACGTGACAGCACCGGACTGGCAGAAGCAGTGGGGCTTAGAGGGACTCCTGACCAGCCCCTGCTCCAGGGCAGGATCCGTCCTACCAACCCCACCGCCAGCCCAGCTCAGGCAGAGACAGGTGCTGCAGTTGAAATAAGCTGGTGATTAAGTGGAAGCAGTGGGGGATCACCTTCCCTCCAGAGAGCCGGGAAACACCCCACAGGGCCGGGATCTTTCCGGAGCTCCCCGGCGTGCACCGATGCAGCAGCAGGCGCAGGGGGTACATGCCGGGAATAGCCTGGCAGCCAGAGCGGAGGAGATGTGATACTCGGGATGCTGCGTGGGCAGGGACCTACACCAGCTTCAAACCCACTACCTCACCCCTTCCTCGCTCAAAGTGGAGCTCAGCAGCCCCAGGCCGAGCTGCGAGGAGCCCCGGCAGGGCACAGCCTTACCCTCAGCAGCACATCCCAACAGCTTTGCATCTTCCCAACTGCAGCTTAAGCCCTGTGGCCGCTGTGCACCGACTCCATCTGCAAATACCCCACACAATCAAGCCCAAATCTGTTTCCCCTCACCCTGATCGCTGCACCTTTCCCCTTGTCTCTCTGCACGGAGCAGacacagctctgccccagcaggtCACAGGCTCAGGCAGACCAGCCCACGCTCCCACCACCCTTACAGCAGCATCGAAGGGCCGGGCATGACAAAGCTTCCCAAAACAGGGAGCCCAGCACCCCGTTCCCCTCCTGGCTTCCAGCTGGAGCATCTCCCAGCAGCGCAGCActggccaggctggggcagctgtgggtcaggccagctgccagcccagagCCAGAGGCAAGCGCGGGGAAGCAAAGTGccagacagcagcagccaccGGGCTAAGTTGAGGCAGGGTCAGGGCAGACTGCAAGTCATGCTGATGTGAAATCCCTCCCCAGTCTCCATGCTGCAGCACATACCCGCTCCTCACCCCAGCAGCGATACCAGCTTCGCTACAAGAGGGGCACTTCTCCCCCCCCATCCTTCTTGGGGTGACTACAGCTAAGAAGGCAGCACAGAGCTCAGGCAGACCCCCGGAGCCCCTGCTGCAGCttgtcccctccccaggctgcacccAGGCCACGGGCAGGAGGTTGGGTTGGTGCCCTCAACCCACCAGGCAAGCAGAACATCAGAGCCGaccccaggagggagcagggctgtcccAGGTCCTCGCCCCACCATactcccagcagcagggctgtgtcACCAGCGAGGAAGGCTGCCTGTTGTTGAGCCTTATCTGACCCCGCACAGCCTGCCAACAGCCCTTGCTCTCCAAGTTTCAAGCCTCTGACCTGGGCTCGGGGAGGGCGAGGGGTGAGAGCTTGGGTTCTGCCCTGCGCCCAGGgtgccagcagagccctgcacagCACCCATAGATCGGGAGGGACCAGCAtccaggaaagcagcagtttCTCCAAGCAATTTCTCATCCCTTACAGCAAGGAGGGAGCATCTCTTGCCTCCCCTGCCAGCTGAACAACCCACAGGGCCCAGCAAGAAGGGGGGGTGCTTCCAAGCAGCCCCCAATTCTAACCCCAGCTTTGAGAAGCCGATTGACAGCTGCCAAGGTCTACCTGCACAAAGGCAAGCATGCAGGCTTTGCGATACCCAGAGCCACGCTCCTCGGACAGGGCAAGGGTGTGATGGCAGCTGGCCTCTCCCACACCACCACTACAGCCCCCCAGTCTCCCCAGTGGACAcattcagctgctctgcaggctgcccCAGTCCCCTCCACATCGCTCTTCCACCCCAGGCAGCTTGTGGTGTACCTAGCAGATCCAGCTGCGCTTCCCCAGCACCTGGAGCTCTGAGCACCAAGGGCCATGCAACCCAGCCCAGATCTTTACCCCACAGTCCCTGCAGCAGCAATTGGGACAGCTCGCCCTTTCCGCCCACCACCATCCTTCACACGTGCAAACCACTGCTCCAGGACTCTGCCAAGCCCTGCAAGAGGCTCGAAGGA
The Harpia harpyja isolate bHarHar1 chromosome 12, bHarHar1 primary haplotype, whole genome shotgun sequence genome window above contains:
- the TLCD1 gene encoding TLC domain-containing protein 1 — encoded protein: MGPGWRAPSAALVGGSVALFGVLRRAALALPRPAAVRSRPGRVWRWRNLLVSFAHSVLAGLWALFSLWHSPELLSDIQDGYSVSGHLLVCFSSGYFIHDSLDIIFNHQSRSSWEYLVHHAMAISAFVSLIITGRFLVAAMLLLLVEVSNIFLTVRMLLKMSNVPSPALYEANKYINLVMYFAFRLAPQAYLTWYFLRYVEVQGQGAFLTANLLLLDAMILMYFSRLLRSDFFPSLHKGSARRDVDGEKFLID